From the genome of Tachypleus tridentatus isolate NWPU-2018 chromosome 6, ASM421037v1, whole genome shotgun sequence:
CAGTAGTAACATATAAGGTAGTTGGTTTTTTAGCGCAAAACTTTATACTGCAGGGAACAGAACctctattttttgttgttaagttcataaacttacctCTGACCCACCGGGAGATTTAGAGATAAGAATAAATCGTTATTGTCCTTTTTTTCAGGAGTGGAGCTATATGCTCTAAACACGGATATTAAACTTACAGTTTTAAAACGTCTATATGTGTATAACTATGTTACTTTTAAAAAGTTGCTTTTCAAAAAGgtcattttattttttgagtaATCTACGTTAACATCCATTTAAATAATCTATACTTTTGACGTAGACTACAGATGGAGAGAAACGTGCATCGAGAGAGGTGACTATCACTGAGACTATGTAAGTTATCTTACTCACCTTGATTTTCTTTCATCCGTGGAAAAACGCTCTAGAAAAAGGAAAGGAGTTCTAGTTGCTGTCAACATTTAATTCCGCTTGGGTGcttgtgataaaaatattcaacatgCTACACCtgaattttacataatttaaacagTTAACTGAAACTAGTAAAGAAGTTGTATTTGTTTCAGATAAGAACTCCAAAAACGTCCTTGTTATCAGAGTTTCCATTAGTGACTTCTGTTTATTACGTCATTAAATACAAACGTAACAAGAATAAATGATTGGTCCACGGTCCCTTGTTAGATgggttctgtttgtttgtttttttcctaagagctttttttttctacttcaaaATGCACTCAACGTATCCAAAACTATTAGGACTATGTGATTCATAAAGGAATATTTTTGCGTAAACTATCGCAAAGAAAAAATCACTTTCCTGACCTGGTTCATTGTCGGTAACTTTTTAATAGAAATGTATTAATTAGccctctccagtggcacagcggcgaTATGTTcgccgacttacaacgctagaatccggatttcgatacttgcgctgaacagagcacagatagctcattgtgtagctttgtagttgCAATCAAGAAAACATAAGTTAAAGTTCAAACTGAATCGATTTGTTTCTATGACATTTAAACGGTTTCTTTCCATGATCACGTTATTTATCTGAAGAAAATCACAAATTAGTCGTTTATTTATCAGAATGAAATGGGTTTGTTTTCTTCTCAGATAGATCTACTGTGGCAGTATAAAACAACCATCGTATAAATATTCAGTCTTCTAAATGTTAATGTTCTGGTGTTTTGGTGATTTTAGAAAGTTCTGTCGTTCGAACATTCTGTAGTTTGGGAGTGTTCAGATAttgaacatatatataatataatgtagagtatatataattattcatcgAACCTCGTGACGCACACATCTATTGTAAAAGTGAAATAGCcaactaatttaaatatatggCCTATAAGTTActgaaacaattataataattaatagtttttgtataaaagaaacaacaagggTTAGAAACGTAATGAACTAAAATCGGTATTTACTCATAGTATAGACGTGTATGTGTTTCCTGCATCTCCAAGGAAGCATTTTCAAAAcgaaattaagaacaaagaaataacGAATCATGACGTGGAAGTTTATGAAATAAAGAACCTTGTATATAATGGTCCGGACAGTGACCTTCGTCTCTTGGTTTCACTCTTTTTACGACAGTTCAGCCTTCAACCACTCGTCTGGATATGTTACCCCCGGAACAACCTCATAGGTGTacgactatttttttatttaggcaCTTTTGATCTGGGCGGTATGTTCACAGTTACACTGAAATTTAACATCATTTAATGTTCTGTGTGTTTCACAGTAATTACTACAGTGGATTTAACATCATGTAGTATTGTATGTTTTGCACAATAATTATTATAGTGGATTTAACATCATGTACTATtctgtatgtttcacaataaTTACCTTAGTGGATTTAACATCATGTAGTATCCTGAGTGTTTCACAATAATTACTATAGTGgatttaacataatttaatatcCTATGTTTTTCACAATAACTACTTTAGTGGATTTAACATCACGTAGTTTCCTGCGTGTTTAACAATAATTACTATAGTGGATTTAACATTATTAAGTATCCTGTATCTTTCACAGTAATTACTACAGTGGATTTAAGGTTATGTAGTAACatatgtgtttaacaataactaATATAGTGGATTTAACACCATGTAGTATCCTGTgtgttttacagtaattactcTAGTGGATTTAAGATTATGTAGTATCCTGTGAGTTTCACAATAACTACTATAATGGATTGAACATCATGTAGTATCCTGTGTTTCACAGCAATTGTTCTAGTAGATTTAACATCATATAGCATcctgtatattttaaagtaattactaTAGTAAATTTAAGATTATGTAGCATCCTGTGAGTTTCACAATGACTACTATAGTGGATTGAACATCATATAGTATCCtatgtttttacaataattacCATAGTGGATTTAACATCATGTAGTACCCTGAGCGTTTCACAATAATTACTCTAGTGGATTGAACATCACGTAGTTTCCTGCGTGTTTAGCAATAATTACTAGAGTGGATTTAACATTACTAAGTATTCTGTATGTTTCACAGTAATTACTACAATGGATTTAAGATTATGTAGTAACCTGTGTGTTTAACAATAACTACTGTAGTGGGTTTAAGATTATGTAGTATCCTGTATGTTTCACAATAATTACCTGAGTGgatttaacattatataatatccTGTATGTTTCACAATAATTACTCTAGTGGATTGAACATCACGTAGTTTCCTGCGTGTTTAGCAATAATTACTAGAGTGGATTTAACATTACTAAGTATTTTGTATGTTTCACAGTAATTACTACAATGGATTTAAGATTATGTAGTAACCTGTGTGTTTAACAATAACTACTGTAGTGGGTTTAAGATTATGTAGTATCCTGTATGTTTCACAATAATTACCTGAGTGgatttaacattatataatatccTGTATGTTTCACAATAATTACTCTAGTGGACTTAACATCATGTAGTATTCTGTGTGTTTCACAATGGCTACTATTGTGGATTTAACATCATGTACTATTCTGTATGTTTCACATTAATTACCATAGTGGATTTTGCATTATGTAGTACCTGTGTGTTTCACAGTAATTACTACAGTGGATTTAAGATTATGTAGTAACCTGTGTGTTTAACACTAACTACTATAGTGGATTTAACATCATGTAGTATCCTATGTTTTTAACAATAACTACTACAGTGGATTTAATATGTACTATTCTGCATTTTTCATAATAACTACCATAGTGGATTTAACATCATCTCGTATCCTCTGTGTTTCACAATAACTACTATAGTGGATTTAACATCATGTACCATCCTGTGTGTTTTACTGTAATTACTATAGTGGATTTAAGATCATGTAATATTCTGGGTGTTTTACTGTAATTACCATAGTGGATTTAACATCATGTAGTTTCCTGCGTGTTTAACAATAATTACTATAGTGGATTTAACACCATGTTGTATACTGTGTGTTTCACatttattactgtagttttatatcttctaaattaattttatataagtgttaaaagttaatgtttattacaaactgGTATATAGAAACATTCATGGATAATTACATCGTTTCAAAAACACCTTTATTATCGCTACAAATAAGTGTGATTTAATAAACTTTCTACTACTTAGAAATATCAACTTGAGAGTGTTTTTAACCCTTATAGCACTCTTATACCATTTCcactgtattgtttttatatcctACTTGTAATCCAAGTCTTTCAATATCTTAAGATAAAGTGGCAAACGCTCCAGTAAAGCATACTACCAATATAAGTAGCGATATGacagctataaaaaaaaaagtcaccaATAGCAATGTGGCAACTTTTAACACGATATATCATAAGTAGTGATGTGATAACGTTAGAAACAATGTATTATCAATAGCGACGTGGCAGCTTTTAAATAATACGTCATCAgcagttatttatttgtttttttaatttcgcgcaaagcaactcgagggctatatgcgctagccgttcctaatttagcaatataaaaccagagggaaggcaactagtcaccaccatccaccgccaactcttggactactcttttacaaacgaaacagtgggattgaccgtaatattataacgccctcacggctgaaagggcgagcatgtttgttgtgacgggaattcgaacccacgactatCGGATTGttaatcgagcgccttaaccacctagctatgacGGGCCCGTTCAGTGGTTATATAgcaacttttaaaacaatatgttgtCATATATTCAAATTAAACTGCAGACACCTTAGGCGATATAAGGGATAAACAGCCGGATTAGCGATACCTAACATTCAAGTATGATCACCCGTAAGGCAGAACTGCTATTCATATTGAGGACAATTAGTATGCAACACCAGTCGCATACACGACTACCCTCAACCGATAACTGGGACTGACTGTTACAATTATAACGCTTTAACAGTCGAGTGTACAGAACGTGTTCCTTAAAATATCACGGACTAAACCTTAAATCTGTCACATACTGCCCGACTGTTACAATTATAACGCTTTAACAGTCGAGTGTACAGAACGTGTTCCTTAAAATATCACGGACTAAACCTTAAATCTGTCACATACTGCCCGACATGCTAGCCACTTGACCACTCTCGACCCACATTTTTTATAGTTTGGGAGATGGGCCCTGTCGCTTTTCTTTTTATACagaataacaaacaactttaatgAGTTATATTGGGGGTTAATGATACCTGCTACTTTTTGTATGAAATTTTATTGACTTCTTTTTGGAACTGCTGTAGACATCTAAAATCAGActaaaaataacatgaatttaATGGCCAGTTTATAtgaccatttttattttgtaaaggcTATTTTGAATTGGAAAAATTCTAACAATTAGAATTCTTCAGAATTGGATACAGACATTTCTATAGGAATCACACATTCATGAAAGGTAGCTAGAACGCAAGGAGAGTTTTCACGTCGTTACTTGACAAAATTTAAGTAGGCTGGTGACAGTGTTAAATTACTGTTAACATACAATTTAACAGTCTAATGATAACACTAAAATCAACTTTCTAATCGAGACTGATAACCTTACTGCCAggcaattattattaaatatattaatgagtTTTAAGTTGCTGTTAACCCTAACAATGAAGTTTTTCATGGAGTCTGATTACGTCATTACCAGACAATTATTAAACAGGTTGACAATAGTGCTAACTTGCTGTTAACCCTAACAATGAAGTTTTTCATGGAGCCTGATTACATCATTACCAGACAATTATTAAATAGATTGACGATAGTATTAAGTTGCTGTTAACCCTAACAATAAAGTTCCTCATGGAGTCTGATTACGTCATTAGCAGACAAGATATGAAGAAGCAATGATAATATTAACATACTAAGATTGATCGCAGAGCTAGTTGAATACACTAGTTAATTAATAGTAGCAGAATCTAGTTTTCGGGAAGCTAAACGAACTGTTAACATACATAATGTTTTTGGAGGTTAACACAAATAAACGTAAGTCTATGATAAGTTTATGATAGGTGATAATGTTaacgaaaataaataattctaggATTGGTGATAATGTTAACGTAATTAAGTAAATTTTGGATATGTGATAACGTTAACATAAATAAGTCTAGGATAGGTGCTAATGTTAACGTAAATAAATCTAGGATAGGTGATAATGTTAACGTAAATATGTAAATTTAGGATAAGTGATAACGTTAACATAAATAAGTCTAGGATAGGTGTTAGTGTTAACGTAAATATAGTTATAGTACTTGCAAAACTATATAGAAGTCATATCAAATTCCTCATGGctcggcactcgactcgtaatctaacggtcgcgggttcgaattcccgtcgcaccaaacatgctcgccctttcagccgtgggagcgttataatgtgacggtcaatcccactattcgttggtaaaagagtagcccaaaagttgtcggtagttgtcttccttctagtcttacactgctaaattagggacggctagagtagatagccctcgagtaattttgcgcgaaattcaaaacaaaccaaattcttcatatatttctttatgtgaaatCTATTCTAACACGAAAGACAAAACGCCATCTTTGGTCATAAGCCTTGGCTATTTAACGTGATTAAACATCTTGTTCTCTTTTCGGAGACGTCTCTCACTAATAATTAATTTGGATActcaactgaataaaaaaaatatgacaaCTCCAATACGATACTAAAGTTGAGTAAGGAAAAATTGGCCAGTGTTCTGTTAAAACGTGTAGTGTGTTCCCCCCAcaataaattacttcattttgtttataaattgttgATTACCAACTTATTATCACGATACTAAACtttgctttcttttttttactctCCCAACAACAGGTTACGGCCACTCAACGCCAGCCACATGGGGTGGAAAAACGTTCTGTATGTTCTACGCCCTGGCGGGAATCCCGTTAGGCCTAGTGATGTTTCAAAGTATTGGAGAGCGACTTAACACCTTTGTGGCCTACCTGTTAAAGACTGTTAAACGTTGTCTAAAGATGAAGAACACGGAAGTCACGGAGACCAACCTTATCTGTCTCGTATCCATCCTGTCCACGTTAGTGATGACCACCGGAGCTGCGGTCTTTTCCTGCTACGAACACTGGAATTACTTTGATGCTTTCTACTACTGCTTTATTACATTAACAACGATAGGTTTTGGTGACTACGTTGCTCTACAGAAAGAAAGCGCTCTTCAAAGCAAACCCGAGTACGTGGCGTTTAGCTTAGTGTTTATTCTTTTCGGCCTTTCTGTGGTATCTGCAGCAATGAATCTCTTGGTGCTTCGCTTTCTCACAATGAACACTGAGGACGAGAGAAGAGACGAGGCAGAAGCTCAGACGGCAGCTCAAGAAGCTGTGCGCCTCGAGGGTGATGTCATCACGGCTAACGGCAGTATCATTTCCGGTCACGGTCCCGATGCATCCGATTCTGATGACGCTACTTCCGTGTGTTCGTGCACGTGCTACTCACTGAAACGAACACCAAAACATAGACATTCCCTGCGATCGTCTAGCAGCGGGAAAAACTTTCATTTGTTCCCCATGCAGGTGCTTAGTGATTCGGACACTAGGGAAGATGTCTTAAGTTCGATGAATGTTGATGTAGACTCCAGTCTTTTTTATACATTGGAAGAGTATAAACAAAAACGAGCCTCTATCTGACGTTCGGAGGctaaaatgtaataatgtaaagttgatttaaattatttagaatgACCCGTCTGCCCAGTTCCTTTTTAAAAcgacaaaaacaaatatttaaaaacacaaacatatgtaTATGAATTTTGACAAccatattgttaattttataattaaacaactaTAATAATTATGCAGAATATTCATATTGTTCATACCTTCAACATGAGTCTTAGTTTGTACAGTAACTCTTTAGGTGGTATAGAATGGCACAAAGCCGTGTCCTATTAAGTCGTCTTAATACGTTCGATAAAAATTTAAATCGTGTTCTCCTCTACTGGCCCATTAAAGGTTCTCAGTGAGATGGAATAATGAAACTTGTGTTATATACACACGAACCTGGCTTCATGTGTGGTTGGTTTAGTAACCAGCGTGTCTAAACTGTGATTCAAAGAGTTCATACCTCTCGTCCCTTTGTTGCTAATTTATACTCTTTGAGACCGTAAGTCTGCTGCTATTCGGTCAGACAAAGAGTATGCTCAGATAGCCCACGTGCAGGTTTGCCCCCCTCCAATACATTCCCCCAAACATTGTTCGgacagtttgattttttttcctgtactGTTTTAAAGTGGTAGGGCAACCAAAGCAACCCAGTGggttttaaagacattttgtaAGACTAATCTTATTCTACTATCTCTTTACGGGTTTTCAATGATTATCTCAACTACGTTTAATCTGACGAAGTTAAGGTCAGCAAGGCTTTCCGAACAGTTCGCGAACTCGTCAGGTCTAGGAGAGTCTCAGTGGTTAAGAGCACGCAGAGAGTTATGTGTTTAGAATATCAAACTGAATTCTGGGTATTTTCTTAGCGGCGATATTCCTGTAGAAATCGGTCAGCTTCGTTTCTTTTCTAACCAAGCACTTGCTCTTATTTAACCAACTGTGTAAGTAAAACAGAGGGTAGCGTGGCCTAGTGTCTAGTTTTTGTACTAGTAGTTAGAAGGTTGCAAGATAGAGACACTTTGTCCTAATTGTTTCAGTCTATACAGCTCTATATGTGGGAGTTAACCTGCGATGGACTGGCATCCCGTCCAGGTGAAATGTATCACCATTTACATCTGTTTATGCCATAGAAATCGAAGTAAGACTATGGCTCCTAAGGAATGATTTTAACTCGATAGTCAAAAACCTTTGTCattcatatttgaatttacacTAGCTTTCTATTTCaaaaatcttatatatatatatatcacaatttCAATTTACCATTTGTAAACAAATTCAATTTTCAGGCTTTCCTAGTCatataaaataaggaaaaagCGAAAGTTCTTTGAAATATCCAGAACATCTCGAAATAATAACCTTGACATGTAAAGCTGTTTGAACATActctatgtttctatatttagctgagtattttttttattatttttccatgTGCTTTTCCTTCCAATCTtcagtgaagttttgtaattGGTTTTGAAGAGCTGATAATTCTCATAAGAGCAAAATCTATAACATTTAATCATAGTAACAAATattactaaatttatattttgaaagagCCTTAATTCTATTAAAGTATTTATcctacaaattatatttattaaaggaaCATAAGAACGTGATGTTTATGCATCGTATTACTAAATTTCGAAATAAGTCTCAAAAATAACGAACTACTTTTAAaggaattgttttattattattttccagcTATGAAACACTTTGTAAAATGAGTTGAAAATGTAGACTATGATTCTTTGTTGCACTAAGTGAccactgatataaaaaaaaaaaaggtttaattttaaaattttcgaaTCTTTCTAAATTAGCTAATTAGTTTCTAGAAGTTATTGAAGTAATGGAATAGTACCTCTATCATCGaataatgtaatgataatttCACTTAAAGTCCTTTTTTATTTCAGGTTTAATCTTAGCTgccattaaaattgtttttctttttcatgaaACCATTTTTATTAGTATGCATCACGATTCTAAGGGTATAAGTATTTATCTCAGAATATTGTATAGATGTTTATAATCTTTTATATGCAGATAATTATAGCAAATGTGAGAATGCGTTGTAGACTGCATCTCTACAAGACGATGATGCTTCTTTACTAAAATTGATAATCCAACGGATCGTTGTTTCTATACGAATGACATCAAAATATCTGCTTGTCAAGAAATGTTAACATATCTCAGGAAAGTCTCCTCttctatgtatttaataaaatatgttcatataaaCTGTATgactcaaacattttttttttattatttaaggaTATAAGAATTAATATTATGTGCGAACACTATTTACATTTAACCTTGATTATGTTTCGTTTTCTCTCAAACAAATCCCACTTCTAACACTATTACTTAAAGGTTGTTACTGTTAGCTGAGTGGTTTTATATTGCTGTAATGCTATTTTCGTTGGTGGTTTTTAAATTTATCCGGTGAAAATATCCAGTCCATTTCAAATGACAAATTAGTTGATATTTTCCTTGACATCTTTATATGTTTATATGGTATGGTCACTTTTAGTCCATATTTACAAATGACGCTAACTGCACtacagtaatgaaaaaaaaaaaaagattttatctGTACTCAATGAGCTAACACAGATCCAAGATCGTAAACATACTAACTGGTTTACTTTATGGGCTAGAAAACTGTTCTTATTCACTTTGAAAACTTGTTTAGTTTATTAATAGCAAcccccctcccagtggcacagattTATGTCTTCGGATTagcaacactagaaaccgggtttcaagaCCTGctgtgggtagagcacaaatagtccattgtgtagctttgtgcttaattacaaacacacttATTAACTGTCTTATccgtatttatatttattctttgttttagatGTTTTGCAGAACTTCTAGATTTTTCTGGCGTCAATTCGGAATATTATAGGCTAAAAGTTACAACTTTACTTGAGGTTAATTTCATGCTCTTTAGCTAACATCtcaattagaatattaaaaaaaaaaacctgaactgtgaacaatcttaatataaaaagtaaactgTCAATTAGTGAAGTCATCTTGGTGTTTTTCTCTTCTAAGGCCCATGGTATGCAGGTTGAAtagtatattgtattttattgtcaCTGGTCGTTGTATCATTGTGGGAATTCATCCTAGGTAACTCTATTGGTAGATCCTTCCTTGACCCTCTGGAAGTATTCTAGAAAGGTCTCTCCAGGAGGTTTAAGTTTCTCTTCTAAGCTTTTCAGGGTGAGTAGAACCAAAGGTCATTCACCATGAATGTCTTTGGAAGTATGTCAGTGAGAAAATGGCCAAATGGATAAGTTCATCTATCCTTCTAGATCTCTAAACCGCGTCATTGATTTTATCCAACAAACCATATGGCCCATTTGAGTATTTTCCTAATTTTGGAGTTCATCTTTTCTCAAAGCGGGGACTGTACAGGAATACCATGCTACCTCGATAGAATTTACATCTGTTTAGTACAGCCTGATTTAAGAGTTATTTGGGTAAAGTTATGTATggcatatttattatttcaaccatatatatgtaaaaacggctggtttgggttgagaaatttttttatgcag
Proteins encoded in this window:
- the LOC143252572 gene encoding two pore potassium channel protein sup-9-like, producing MKRQNVRTLSLIVCTFTYLLVGAAIFDALESNNEYEQRDALRHVENILLQKYNVTKEDYKIWTTVMIKNVPHKSGIQWKFAGAFYFATTVLTTIGYGHSTPATWGGKTFCMFYALAGIPLGLVMFQSIGERLNTFVAYLLKTVKRCLKMKNTEVTETNLICLVSILSTLVMTTGAAVFSCYEHWNYFDAFYYCFITLTTIGFGDYVALQKESALQSKPEYVAFSLVFILFGLSVVSAAMNLLVLRFLTMNTEDERRDEAEAQTAAQEAVRLEGDVITANGSIISGHGPDASDSDDATSVCSCTCYSLKRTPKHRHSLRSSSSGKNFHLFPMQVLSDSDTREDVLSSMNVDVDSSLFYTLEEYKQKRASI